The following proteins are encoded in a genomic region of Myxococcus virescens:
- a CDS encoding replication-associated recombination protein A yields the protein MSAGPDLFSASVDVNRFAPLAERMRPRTPDEFIGQSHLLGPGRPLRQLIERKAIVSSLFWGPPGVGKTTLARMMATGVDAEFVILSAVSDGIPRIREVVAEAERLRNQYSRRTVLFVDEIHRWAKNVQEQALPHVESGLFVLLGATTENVSFEVRPALVSRCRVFQLKELTVADIQSALTRALGDSKRGLGARNLTVGEEALTLLAKGGVGDVRKALGALELAASLTADGAEITPETAREAVGTSLSRHDKDGDQHYDLLSALQKSCRGSNVQGAVFWAAKLLQTGDVASLWRRLKVIAVEDVGMAMPEAISIVRDCEEAFHAMGMPEGRICVAHAVVLLATAKKSNRAYAALDAAMAALQEHPNAEPPLHIRNAPTELMKELGHGKGYQTPWNFKDHYVPGQTYLPAPLERSVFYRPSKEGYEAEIHERMSHWWREDKASRGE from the coding sequence ATGAGCGCTGGACCTGACCTCTTCTCCGCCTCTGTCGACGTGAATCGCTTCGCGCCCCTGGCGGAGCGGATGCGGCCTCGCACGCCTGACGAGTTCATCGGCCAGTCCCACCTGCTGGGCCCGGGCCGTCCGCTGCGCCAGCTCATCGAGCGCAAGGCCATCGTGTCCTCCCTCTTCTGGGGGCCTCCAGGCGTGGGCAAGACGACGCTCGCGCGGATGATGGCCACCGGTGTGGACGCGGAGTTCGTCATTCTCTCCGCCGTGTCGGATGGCATCCCCCGCATCCGCGAGGTGGTGGCCGAGGCCGAGCGCCTGCGCAACCAGTACAGCCGCCGCACCGTCCTCTTCGTCGACGAAATCCACCGCTGGGCGAAGAACGTGCAGGAGCAGGCGCTGCCCCACGTGGAGAGCGGCCTCTTCGTCCTCCTGGGCGCCACCACGGAGAACGTCAGCTTCGAGGTCCGCCCCGCGCTCGTCAGCCGGTGCCGCGTGTTCCAGCTCAAGGAGCTCACCGTCGCGGACATCCAGTCGGCGCTGACGCGGGCGCTCGGTGACTCGAAGCGGGGCTTGGGCGCGCGCAACCTGACGGTGGGGGAGGAGGCGCTGACGCTGCTGGCGAAGGGCGGCGTGGGCGACGTGCGCAAGGCGCTGGGCGCGCTGGAGCTGGCGGCCAGCCTCACCGCGGACGGCGCGGAGATTACGCCCGAGACGGCGCGCGAGGCGGTGGGCACCAGCCTGTCCCGCCACGACAAGGACGGCGACCAGCACTACGACTTGTTGAGCGCGCTGCAGAAGTCGTGCAGGGGCTCCAACGTCCAGGGCGCCGTCTTCTGGGCGGCGAAGCTGCTCCAGACGGGCGACGTGGCGTCACTGTGGCGACGGCTCAAGGTGATTGCCGTGGAGGACGTGGGCATGGCGATGCCGGAGGCCATCAGCATCGTGCGCGACTGCGAGGAGGCCTTCCACGCCATGGGCATGCCGGAGGGGCGCATCTGCGTGGCGCACGCCGTCGTCCTGCTGGCCACGGCGAAGAAGAGCAACCGTGCCTATGCGGCGCTGGACGCGGCGATGGCGGCGCTCCAGGAGCACCCCAACGCGGAGCCTCCGCTCCACATCCGCAACGCGCCCACCGAGCTGATGAAGGAGCTGGGGCACGGCAAGGGCTACCAGACGCCCTGGAACTTCAAGGACCACTACGTGCCCGGGCAGACGTACCTGCCCGCCCCGCTGGAGCGTTCCGTCTTCTATCGCCCGAGCAAGGAAGGCTACGAGGCGGAGATTCATGAGCGCATGAGCCACTGGTGGCGCGAGGACAAGGCGTCCCGAGGCGAGTAG
- a CDS encoding YigZ family protein translates to MDEKRYPIPAGLHRVEQDIQKSRFITTAAHAPTVEEAKAFIARVREEFADATHNCWAFVVGPPGSTAQVGMSDDGEPHGTAGRPMLTALLHGGVGDVAMVVTRYFGGTLLGKGGLVRAYTAGVQQALESLPTTERVRKTRLAVEVEYTHVDGLRRLLPSYEVQVLAEEYSATVGYRLELPVTQVEALRTALNDLTLGQVLVEPLDSDD, encoded by the coding sequence ATGGACGAGAAGCGCTACCCCATCCCGGCCGGGCTCCACCGGGTGGAGCAGGACATCCAAAAGAGCCGCTTCATCACCACGGCCGCCCATGCGCCCACCGTGGAGGAGGCGAAGGCCTTCATCGCCCGCGTCCGCGAGGAGTTCGCCGACGCCACCCACAACTGCTGGGCCTTCGTCGTCGGGCCTCCGGGCTCCACCGCCCAGGTGGGCATGAGCGACGACGGCGAGCCCCATGGGACGGCCGGCCGGCCCATGCTCACCGCCCTGCTCCACGGGGGCGTGGGCGACGTGGCCATGGTCGTCACCCGGTACTTCGGCGGAACGCTGCTGGGGAAGGGCGGGCTGGTGCGCGCCTATACCGCTGGCGTCCAGCAGGCGCTCGAAAGCCTCCCCACCACGGAGCGTGTGCGCAAGACGCGACTGGCCGTCGAGGTGGAGTACACCCACGTCGATGGGCTGCGCCGCCTGCTGCCGTCCTACGAGGTGCAGGTGCTGGCGGAGGAGTATTCGGCCACCGTGGGGTACCGGCTGGAGCTGCCCGTCACCCAGGTGGAGGCCCTGCGGACCGCGTTGAACGACCTGACATTGGGACAGGTGCTCGTCGAGCCGCTCGATTCGGACGATTGA
- a CDS encoding alpha-amylase family glycosyl hydrolase — protein MLNALSRRLAALLSLSLLSLVGMPAEAARNTAPPQASAEARTCGPVQDPDWIRGAVVYGVVPPLFGEQPFKAVTAKLDYLRDLGIDVLWLSPVNTTTDPGDFGYAVTDYFDVRPDYGTKADFKELIDQAHARGMKVMMDFVPNHTSNAHPYFRDVLAKGKQSPYYGYYDRDAQGQPTHYFDWKHLPNLNYDNPKVTAMVHRAFQYWVREFDVDGFRVDVAWGVKERRPGFWCDVSTALRKEKPDVYLLAEASAHDPYFVRNGFNAAYDWSASLGHWAWEGVFEDRQQVAPKLYAALRGGQTPEDRVARFLNNNDTAKRFIGRHGPGSTRVAAALLLTLPGIPIVYTGDEVGAEYEPYQEPPPLSWDEDPHGLREHYRKLIDLRDTHPALAGGAWVPVPVKDNPSAMAYLRHQDGASEPVLVVLNFGPARTLRLSLPQAYASLSRHASLKDLLGERDVPIRAEGTRLEVAMPASGAVLLTPRS, from the coding sequence ATGCTCAACGCCCTCTCCCGCCGCCTGGCCGCCCTGCTCTCGCTGAGCCTCCTCTCCCTCGTGGGCATGCCCGCGGAAGCTGCTCGGAACACCGCCCCGCCTCAAGCGAGTGCCGAGGCCCGAACCTGCGGCCCCGTACAGGACCCGGACTGGATTCGAGGCGCCGTCGTGTACGGCGTCGTCCCGCCCCTCTTCGGGGAGCAGCCCTTCAAGGCCGTCACCGCGAAGCTGGACTACCTGCGAGACCTGGGCATCGACGTGCTCTGGCTGTCACCGGTGAACACGACGACGGACCCGGGGGACTTCGGCTACGCCGTCACCGACTACTTCGACGTCCGCCCTGACTACGGCACGAAGGCCGACTTCAAGGAACTCATCGACCAGGCGCACGCGCGCGGCATGAAGGTGATGATGGACTTCGTGCCCAACCACACGTCGAACGCGCACCCCTACTTCCGGGACGTGCTCGCGAAGGGCAAGCAGTCGCCGTACTACGGCTACTACGACCGCGACGCCCAGGGGCAGCCGACGCACTACTTCGACTGGAAGCACCTGCCGAACCTCAACTACGACAACCCGAAGGTCACCGCGATGGTGCACCGGGCCTTCCAGTATTGGGTCCGCGAGTTCGACGTGGATGGCTTCCGCGTGGACGTGGCCTGGGGCGTGAAGGAGCGGCGCCCTGGCTTCTGGTGCGACGTGTCCACGGCGCTGCGGAAGGAGAAGCCAGACGTGTACCTGCTCGCGGAGGCGAGCGCGCATGACCCGTACTTCGTGCGCAACGGCTTCAATGCGGCGTATGACTGGAGCGCCTCGCTGGGCCACTGGGCCTGGGAGGGCGTCTTCGAGGACCGCCAGCAGGTGGCTCCGAAGCTGTACGCGGCCCTGAGGGGCGGGCAGACGCCCGAGGACCGCGTGGCCCGCTTCCTCAACAACAACGACACGGCGAAGCGCTTCATCGGCCGCCATGGCCCCGGCTCGACGCGGGTGGCCGCCGCGCTGCTCCTCACCCTGCCCGGCATCCCCATCGTCTACACGGGCGACGAGGTGGGCGCCGAGTACGAGCCCTACCAGGAGCCACCGCCCCTCTCCTGGGATGAGGACCCACACGGCCTGCGGGAGCACTACCGGAAGCTCATCGACCTGCGGGACACGCACCCCGCGCTCGCTGGTGGCGCCTGGGTGCCGGTCCCCGTGAAGGACAACCCCTCCGCGATGGCCTACCTGCGCCATCAGGACGGGGCGAGCGAGCCCGTGCTCGTCGTGCTGAACTTCGGGCCCGCCAGGACGCTGCGCCTGTCCCTCCCCCAGGCCTACGCAAGCCTGTCCAGGCATGCGTCCCTGAAGGACCTGCTGGGCGAACGAGATGTCCCCATCCGCGCCGAGGGGACGCGGCTCGAGGTGGCAATGCCTGCGTCGGGCGCGGTGCTGCTCACGCCCCGAAGCTGA
- a CDS encoding aldehyde dehydrogenase family protein, translating to MLAERYPYYLANRPRQPNAALAVTHKYSGEVVTHVAVADAAAVEEAIAAAVRAAEPMRKLAPYARQAVLEHCVRRFRERAEELALALCIEAGKPLRDARGEVDRLIDTFKAAAEEAVRGGGEVLNLEVSKRAAGYRGFTQRVPVGPCSFITPFNFPLNLVAHKVAPAIAAGCPFILKPSDRTPVSALIMAEVLAETELPEGAFSVLPVRLDDIGPLIEDDRLKLLSFTGSEKVGWELKARAGRKKVVLELGGNAACVVDEAPGAPLDFIADRVAQGAFFQAGQSCISVQRVLVHASLYDALREKLVERAKALRPGNPSDEATTLGPMIDEPAARRLEGWIQQAVQRGARVLTGGGRRGSVLDATVLEAVPADAALSTEEAFGPVVLLQSFDRFDEALAQVNSGRFGLQAGLFTQDLSRAMKAWDELEVGGVVVGDVPSFRVDTMPYGGVKGSGIGREGVKYAIEDMTELRLLVLRQA from the coding sequence ATGCTGGCTGAACGTTATCCGTACTACCTGGCCAACCGGCCCCGGCAGCCCAACGCGGCGCTGGCCGTCACCCACAAGTACTCGGGTGAGGTCGTGACGCACGTCGCGGTCGCGGACGCCGCGGCTGTCGAGGAAGCCATCGCCGCCGCCGTGCGCGCCGCCGAGCCCATGCGAAAGCTGGCGCCGTACGCGCGGCAGGCGGTGCTCGAACACTGCGTGCGCCGCTTCCGCGAACGCGCGGAGGAGCTGGCCCTGGCGCTCTGCATCGAAGCAGGCAAGCCGCTGCGCGACGCGCGGGGAGAGGTGGACCGGCTCATCGACACCTTCAAGGCCGCCGCCGAGGAGGCCGTGCGCGGCGGGGGCGAGGTGCTGAACCTGGAGGTGTCGAAGCGCGCCGCGGGCTACCGGGGCTTCACCCAGCGCGTGCCGGTGGGGCCGTGCTCGTTCATCACCCCGTTCAACTTCCCGCTCAACCTGGTGGCGCACAAGGTGGCGCCGGCCATCGCCGCGGGCTGCCCGTTCATCCTCAAGCCTTCGGACCGCACGCCGGTGAGCGCGCTCATCATGGCGGAGGTCCTGGCGGAGACGGAGCTGCCCGAGGGGGCATTCTCCGTGCTGCCCGTGCGGCTGGACGACATCGGGCCGCTCATCGAGGACGACCGGCTGAAGCTGCTCTCGTTCACGGGCTCGGAGAAGGTGGGCTGGGAGCTGAAGGCGCGGGCGGGCCGGAAGAAGGTGGTGCTGGAGCTGGGCGGCAACGCGGCGTGCGTGGTGGACGAGGCGCCGGGCGCGCCGCTGGACTTCATCGCGGACCGGGTGGCGCAGGGGGCCTTCTTCCAGGCGGGGCAGAGCTGCATCTCGGTGCAGCGCGTGCTGGTCCATGCGTCGCTGTACGACGCGCTTCGCGAGAAGCTCGTTGAACGAGCGAAGGCGCTGCGGCCGGGCAATCCGTCGGACGAGGCCACGACGCTGGGGCCCATGATTGATGAGCCCGCGGCGCGGCGCCTGGAGGGCTGGATTCAGCAGGCCGTACAGCGTGGAGCGCGGGTCCTCACGGGGGGCGGACGGCGGGGCTCGGTGCTCGATGCCACGGTGCTGGAGGCGGTGCCCGCCGATGCGGCGCTGAGTACAGAGGAGGCCTTCGGCCCGGTCGTCCTGCTCCAGTCCTTTGACCGCTTCGACGAAGCACTGGCCCAGGTGAACAGCGGGCGCTTCGGGCTCCAGGCGGGCCTCTTCACGCAGGACCTGTCGCGGGCGATGAAGGCCTGGGACGAACTGGAGGTGGGCGGTGTCGTCGTGGGCGACGTGCCGAGCTTCCGCGTCGACACCATGCCCTACGGGGGCGTGAAGGGCTCGGGCATCGGCCGCGAGGGCGTGAAGTACGCCATCGAGGACATGACGGAGCTTCGGCTGCTGGTGCTGCGTCAGGCGTGA